One window from the genome of Eucalyptus grandis isolate ANBG69807.140 chromosome 7, ASM1654582v1, whole genome shotgun sequence encodes:
- the LOC104452511 gene encoding prolycopene isomerase, chloroplastic, with translation MVLASVQGLLQWSPPLSPFKCVRNPKRQRAVSARISTDDSPPSTQEKKKSLPGKPEADVVVIGSGIAGLCCAGLLARYNQDVLVLESHDQPGGAAHAFDIKGYKFDSGPSLFSGFQSRGPQANPLAQVLDALGESVPCANYDSWMVYIPEGDFLSHIGPTEFFKDLEKYASQNAVQEWKKLMDAVLPMSAAAMALPPLSVRGDLGVLSTAAARYAPSLLKSFIQMGPQGALGATKLLRPFSEIIDSLELKDPFIRNWVDLLAFLLAGVKSNGILSAEMIYMFAEWYKPGCSLDYPLHGSGAIVDALIRGMQKFGGRISLRSHVEKIVVENGRAIGVKLRSGQFVRAKKAVVSNASMWDTLGLLPEDVIPKSYSDRVKRTPQCESFMHLHLGFDAEGIREDLGIHHIVVNDWERGVDADQNVVLLSVPSVLSPDLAPPGKHVLHAYTPGTEPYELWEGLDRSSAEYKKLKLERSEVMWRAVERVLGPGFNRDKCTVKLIGTPLTHQRFLRRNRGTYGPAIQAGKDSFPGHSTPIPQLFCCGDSTFPGIGVPAVAASGAIVANTLVSVSQHSELLDAIGI, from the exons ATGGTACTGGCGAGCGTGCAGGGCTTGCTTCAATGGAGTCCTCCTCTCTCGCCTTTCAAATGCGTGCGTAACCCCAAGAGGCAGCGAGCCGTTTCGGCGCGAATCTCCACCGACGACTCCCCTCCTTCCACacaggagaagaagaagtctcTCCCAG GGAAGCCTGAGGCTGATGTCGTGGTCATTGGAAGTGGTATCGCTGGTCTCTGTTGCGCTGGGCTTCTTGCCAGATACAACCAAGACGTGCTCGTGCTGGAGAGCCACGACCAACCAGGAGGCGCTGCTCACGCGTTTGACATTAAGGGGTACAAGTTCGACTCTGGTCCTTCTCTGTTCTCTGGCTTCCAATCTAGAGGTCCTCAGGCAAATCCCCTTGCACAG GTGTTAGATGCATTAGGAGAGTCCGTTCCATGTGCTAACTATGACTCCTGGATGGTGTACATACCAGAAGGTGACTTTTTGTCACATATTGGTCCGACAGAGTTTTTCAAG GACCTTGAGAAGTATGCAAGTCAAAATGCTGTGCAAGAATGGAAAAAGCTCATG GATGCAGTGCTTCCAATGTCCGCAGCTGCGATGGCTCTACCTCCCCTATCTGTTCGTGGTGATTTGGGTGTCCTTTCCACTGCTGCCGCTAGATATGCTCCTTCCTTGTTGAAATCTTTTATCCAAATGGGACCTCAAGGTGCTCTTGGTGCAACAAAGCTTCTTAGACCCTTCTCTGAAATCATTGACTCATTGGAACTAAAAGATCCTTTTATAAGGAATTGGGTGGACCTTCTTGCCTTTCTTCTTGCGGGGGTGAAATCTAATGGTATACTCTCAGCAGAGATG ATATACATGTTTGCCGAGTGGTACAAACCTGGTTGCAGTCTTGATTACCCTCTTCATGGAAGTGGAGCTATTGTTGATGCCCTCATCAGGGGAATGCAAAAATTTGGTGGACGGATTTCTCTCAGGAGTCATGTGGAAAAGATTGTTGTTGAAAACGGTCGAGCCATTGGAGTCAAATTAAGAAGTGGTCAA TTCGTGCGTGCCAAGAAAGCTGTCGTCAGCAATGCGTCTATGTGGGACACTTTAGGTTTGTTACCTGAGGACGTTATCCCGAAGTCATATTCAGATAGGGTTAAGAGGACTCCCCAGTGCGAATCTTTCATGCATCTTCATCTTGGTTTTGACGCTGAG GGTATACGTGAGGATTTAGGAATTCATCATATAGTTGTGAATGACTGGGAAAGAGGAGTCGATGCTGATCAGAATGTGGTTCTATTATCTGTACCAAGCGTACTTAGTCCAGATCTGGCGCCACCAGGGAAACATGTTTTGCATGCATACACCCCTGGTACGGAACCATATGAACTCTGGGAAGGACTCGATCGCAGCAGCGCTGAGTACAAGAAACTGAAGCTTGAAAGATCAGAG GTTATGTGGAGAGCTGTCGAGCGTGTACTCGGACCAGGATTCAACCGGGACAAATGCACGGTGAAGTTGATCGGAACTCCATTGACGCATCAAAGATTTCTTCGTAGAAACAGAGGAACATACGGTCCAGCTATTCAAGCAGGTAAGGACTCTTTCCCCGGACATTCAACCCCTATCCCTCAGCTTTTCTGTTGCGGCGATTCTACTTTTCCGGGCATCGGGGTCCCTGCTGTTGCAGCCAGCGGTGCTATTGTGGCCAATACATTAGTTTCCGTGAGTCAACACTCGGAGCTTCTCGATGCTATTGGGATTTAA